The following proteins are encoded in a genomic region of Hoeflea phototrophica DFL-43:
- a CDS encoding SDR family oxidoreductase: MADQPKKKTIIVTGCSTGIGAYCARALHAEGWQVIAAARKKEDLAALHADGLEAFYLDYSNDDSIKTFFDEAMAASGGRCDALFNNGGYGQVGAVEDLPVEALRAQFEANFFGWHQLTQFVLPVMRAQGHGRIVQCSSILGLVPMRFRGAYNASKHALEGFSVTLALELEGSDIHVSLIEPGAIDTQFRANALAQFHRTIDIENSVHRDDYKAQLRRLDQSLASGKRRMGPEAVHKVLRHALTARRPRYHYLVTTEAKLGAIARRLLPTRWFYPFLAKQD, translated from the coding sequence ATGGCAGATCAACCCAAGAAAAAGACAATTATCGTAACCGGCTGCTCAACTGGAATTGGTGCCTATTGCGCTCGTGCGCTTCATGCCGAAGGCTGGCAAGTCATCGCGGCTGCCCGCAAAAAGGAAGATCTCGCAGCACTGCACGCCGACGGGCTTGAAGCTTTCTATCTTGACTATTCGAACGATGACAGCATCAAGACGTTCTTTGACGAAGCAATGGCCGCCAGCGGCGGGCGCTGCGACGCATTGTTCAACAATGGCGGTTATGGCCAGGTCGGCGCAGTCGAGGACCTGCCGGTGGAGGCCTTGCGCGCGCAGTTCGAAGCCAATTTTTTCGGCTGGCACCAGCTCACACAATTTGTCCTTCCCGTCATGCGCGCTCAGGGTCACGGTCGCATCGTGCAATGCTCCTCCATTCTGGGTCTTGTCCCGATGCGCTTTCGCGGCGCCTACAATGCCTCCAAACACGCACTTGAGGGCTTCTCGGTCACCCTCGCGCTGGAACTCGAAGGCTCAGATATCCATGTCAGCCTGATCGAGCCCGGCGCGATCGACACGCAATTCAGGGCAAACGCCCTGGCGCAATTTCACCGGACCATCGATATCGAAAACTCGGTTCATCGCGACGATTACAAAGCGCAATTGCGCCGTCTCGACCAGTCTCTCGCCTCGGGAAAGCGCCGGATGGGACCGGAGGCCGTGCACAAGGTGCTGCGCCATGCCTTGACGGCCAGGCGCCCGCGCTACCATTACCTGGTCACAACCGAAGCAAAGCTCGGAGCCATTGCACGAAGATTGCTGCCAACGCGCTGGTTCTATCCTTTTCTCGCAAAACAGGATTAG